Below is a window of Perca flavescens isolate YP-PL-M2 chromosome 12, PFLA_1.0, whole genome shotgun sequence DNA.
GCTGACATCTCCTTGGTTTGAAGTGATGCTCATTCACATTTTTCTCTACTCCATCTCTCTGCTCACTGTAGCTCTCAACCTGCTCGTCATCATCTCAGTCTCCCACTTCAGGTTTAGATTATTGTCTCAACACTTGAAGTTATTGATATATGAACACTGTGTGTCAGTTTCatggtcctggtattgtgcatgctggcttgATGTCTCAATGTCATGGCTTAGAGGGATATTTGAAGGAGCTATTGATGATGTTATTATAATGTAACACATTTTCTTCTCAAACTGTGATAATCAAACTGACTGCTCAGAATAAGGCCTGTTTCTACGACAGATCATAAAAAATCTGATTGTTTTTGGAATGTTTCGATTGTTTCAGAAAGAACTAACATAACATGTTTGTTTGtcatttagatatgaggactttttgtttaaatggtgcttttctctttccctccaggcagctccacacacccaccaacatcctcctcctctctctggctgtctcagaCTTTCTAGTGGGCCTCGTGGTGATGCCGGGAGAAATCCTCCGAAGAACATCCTGCTGGTATTTTGGTGACTTTGTGTGTTTACTTTATAATTATCTTTCAAGCATCATTCCCGCATCCTCAATAGGTGACATGGTGCTCATATCAGTTGACCGTTATGTGGCTATTTGTGACCCTCTGCACTACACCACTAGAATCACTGTCAACAGAGTTAAActctgtgtttatctgtgttggCTCTATTCTGTTTCCTACTGCTTTCTCTTTGTGAAGGATGACCTGACTCAACCGGGGAGGTATAATTCCTGCTACAGAGAATGTGTGTTTGTCGTTGACTCTGTCTTAGGAGCTGTAGATGTTGTTTTGAGCTTTATTGTTCCAGTTATTCTCATCATAGCTCTGTATCTGAGAATATTTGCCGTAgctgtgtctcaggctcgtgccatgcgcgctcacattacagctgtcacactccagctttcagtgactccaaaggcaaagaaatcagagctgaaagcagccaggactCTTGGTGTTCTTGTAGTTGTGTTTCTAATGTGTTTCTGCCCATattactctgtctctcttgcaAGTGACAGCTTGGTCAATGCTTCATCTGCATCCTATGTTCTCTTTGTGTTCTATTGTAACTCTTGTCTAAACCCTATTATATATGCCTTGTTttacccctggtttagaaaatCACTTAAACTCATTGTAACTCTTCAGAtactgcagcctggctcctGTGAGACCAACATACTGTAGAGAGGCTGTGGAGGAACTGAGATCGGACTCGGTCTAaggataaatgaatgaatatgttCCTGCTGTTCAGTGATTGAAATATCAAATACAGAAGGTGAAGATATGCTCACCTGTCTTTAAGTCTAAATTGTGTATGAACAACAGATGAAAGGCCTGTGCTTCAGCTTCATCTTGTTGTCTATTTTGTCTCTCAGATGCTGCTGCATTACAAAAAGTGTAATGGGTTGCAATttttaaatcagttttattACAAAGAGATCAGAATTATcgtcatttatttaattttacataGTGATTTGTTGTAAAGTTTCGTATGATAAAAAACGTACATATTCACAATGTAATAGTGtgtctttttattgatttttcacaCTGATGTGAAATGACAAGAGACAATAATGACATGTTGAAAACtccagaacaaaaacaaaactaggAGTTTTATCAGCCTTCATACTCCTGGGCATCTGAGTGTGATTGCTGCATTCAAACCTGCCCAAAAGAACCGCACCAAGGGGGAAAACCAACCCTAGTGtgattcaaccaaactaaatgaGCCAGGTGTTAAAGCCTGAGTCCGTTTTAAAATagaatcctcttcaagaccactTAGATACTTGTTCATAATGTATGTGATGTAAGAGACactatatcttttattttaagataatcatttttgcattattttttgtaatgatCCAAAAGCAAGTACAGTGTAACAACACTGTAGGATCAAATGAGGCTGTAGACAGGTGTCACTAAAAACACAGGTGTccataaaatacaaatgttcCCATTTTTGAATTTGATCACTTGTCTTGAAGAATTCACAGTACAAAGTGCTCAGTGACATTGTCTCTGTGGCCGAAATCAAAAAAAGCTTCGCTGCTCGGCCCCTAATAATACAGGCAAAAACAATAGGGTCCACCCAGCTTCACTGCTCGGCCCCTAATTATCATCAAGGGATTCATTGGAAATGTCCTCGGGTATGTAAGGTATATGAAATGTGGCCAACCACACTCATCCCAGAGCTGAGAAATATAGTACACCCGAAAGTAAGTGAAAGAGCAAGACACTCCAATGGGGTTATTCACTGAAAAAAAAGCTACCAtggaaacaatgtttttttgcacttcATCAAAGCACCAAAAATGTAGTCTATTTAGCAAAATTGTGATAAGATGTATGTGGGTACACGTAACATACACCACAAGGATGAGAGCACAATAGTAACATCAGACATAATGATGACATAATCTTTAAGAAGTGTGAATGGATCAAACTGACAATCCAAAATCCACTATGACAACTAAAGATCAAGATGAAAGAGTAACATCAATATTGAACAGGCTGGCCTGTTTTGTAGCTCACTTGAACAAATCAAGCTAAAAGAGGTGAAGAAAACCAGTGTTGGTCATCatgctttaaaaaagtaattagttaaagttacaaattacttctccccaAAAGAGTTAGTAACTtcgttaccacattgtaaaagtaataagttactcagcaaagtaactgtaacgttattttttatgttctataacgctattacgttctataacatctttaacgtcaaagaaagaaaaatcaattGGGCTTGAGGTTGGTGTCGTGCTAGCttgtgttgatgtgaggtgcTTCATAAGCTTcgagttgcttgaggcagatGTGGATACGTCTTTTTTTCCTGGGCATTTCCtggtgcatgttacataaacattcttgcctttaatttcaatgagcgagaagtagtgccggtacttccagttcgagaacgctacctttgaatttccctggctcgtcgccATCGTCGCTGTCTTGCAATAGGGTCTAGTGTGTCTAGTGGTAGTCAGAGCAtgcagtgagacagcgtgagcagggcatccgcccacccagccaatcatcatcgCATTTGAAACTATGTCATCATCCCCACCCCCGCTCTCTCCATGCAGCTgatgtgtagccaaagcctgacacctcgcacattcaaccaaattgtagtaacgcgccactttacattctcagtaacgataacggcgttgcaactatgggaaaagtaattaattagattactctgttactgaaaaaataaggCCAttagcagaggtgtcaaaagtattcacattcattactcaagtagaagtatagatactagggtttcaACTtcaagtatcaactcaagctttttacttaag
It encodes the following:
- the LOC114565162 gene encoding trace amine-associated receptor 9-like; translated protein: MPGEILRRTSCWYFGDFVCLLYNYLSSIIPASSIGDMVLISVDRYVAICDPLHYTTRITVNRVKLCVYLCWLYSVSYCFLFVKDDLTQPGRSELKAARTLGVLVVVFLMCFCPYYSVSLASDSLVNASSASYVLFVFYCNSCLNPIIYALFYPWFRKSLKLIVTLQILQPGSCETNIL